From Amycolatopsis sp. WQ 127309:
GCGACGATGACGTCACCACGCGCCACGCTGATCCAGGTGGCCGAGCGCGCCGGGGTTTCCCTGGCCTCGACCTCCCGTGCCCTGCACGGCACCGGGGCGAGCCCGGCGATGGTCGAGCGCGTGCGGGCCGCGGCCGCCGCGCTCGGGTACAGCGCCGATGCCATCGGGCGCTCGCTGCGGATGAAGAAGACCTTCCAGGTCGCGTTCGCGGTCGCGGACATCGGCAACCCCGTCTACGTCGAGATGATGCGGGCCATCCACGCGGTCCTCGAACCGCACGGCTACCGCGTCGTCGTGATGAGCACCGGCGACACCGCGACGTCGACCACCGAGCTCGTCCGCAGCCTGAACAGCGGCTTCGTCGACGGCATGATCGTCAGCCCGCTGCGCACCGACGACCGGCTGATCGCCGAGATCCAGCAGGCCCCGGTGCCGGTCGTGGTGATCGGGCGGGCCCTCGACGACCGCGGCATCAGCTCGGTCTCCACGGACTCCGCGGGCGGGATCGGCGACGCCGTCCGCCACCTGCACGCCCTCGGCCGCCGCCGGCTCGGCTTCCTCAACGGCCCGCTCGACACCACGCCCGGCGCCGCGCGCCAGCGGGGGTTCGACGCCGTCACGCAGGAGATCACCTTTGACCGGGAGGACCAGGAGATCGCCGCCGACTTCACCGTCACCGCCGGGCTCGACGCGGCCCGCCGGCTCTTCGCCCGCGGCCCGGTCGACGCGCTCGTCGCGGCCAACGACCTGCTGGCCATCGGCGCCATCCGGGCCGTGCGGGAACTCGGGCTGTCGGTGCCCGAAGACGTCGCGGTCACCGGGATGGACGACACCGAGATCGGCCGCGTCTTCCAGCCGAGCCTGACCAGCGTCTCCCTCGGCTCGACCGAACGCGGCCGCGCGGCCGCCGAGATCATGCTCCAGCTCGCCGACGACCCGGACCGCGCGGTGCAGCAGATCGCCGTCGGCCCCGAACTCGTGGTGCGCGAGTCCTCGAACCCGGGAAGTGCGTGATGACGGCCCCGGCCCTGAAAGAGCGTCCCGTGCCGACGAAGCGGAAGCCGACGCGGCAGCGCACCCGGCGCCGCGAGGCGATCGGGCTCGTGCTGCCGTCGCTGATCCCGATCCTCGTGCTCAGCGTGGCGCCGATCGTCGTCGGGATCTTCCTGGCCTTCACCGACGCGCGCCTGGTGCGCCACCCGGACTACGCCTTCGCCGGTTTTGACAACTTCGGGCGCCTGGCGGAGAACGACCTGTTCTGGGACTCGCTGCGGATCGGCATGATCTGGACCGTCGGGGTCACCGTGCTCCAGCTTGCCGCCGCGATGGGCTTGGCACTGCTGCTCAACTCGGGCCTGCGGCTCCA
This genomic window contains:
- a CDS encoding LacI family DNA-binding transcriptional regulator, which encodes MTSPRATLIQVAERAGVSLASTSRALHGTGASPAMVERVRAAAAALGYSADAIGRSLRMKKTFQVAFAVADIGNPVYVEMMRAIHAVLEPHGYRVVVMSTGDTATSTTELVRSLNSGFVDGMIVSPLRTDDRLIAEIQQAPVPVVVIGRALDDRGISSVSTDSAGGIGDAVRHLHALGRRRLGFLNGPLDTTPGAARQRGFDAVTQEITFDREDQEIAADFTVTAGLDAARRLFARGPVDALVAANDLLAIGAIRAVRELGLSVPEDVAVTGMDDTEIGRVFQPSLTSVSLGSTERGRAAAEIMLQLADDPDRAVQQIAVGPELVVRESSNPGSA